From a single Fulvivirga ulvae genomic region:
- the mfd gene encoding transcription-repair coupling factor: MKAGDLLKLYKADSIIQTIAEITKANEDRHVQVKGLTGSLDAVLIAALYQINHQNHLIVLHDKEEAAYFHNDLQNLLSGKEVLFFPTSYKRPYEFEETENANVLMRAEILNRVNHKASSGELIVTYPEALTEKVINKKSLTKNTFSAKVGEAVNVEFLSELLMSYDFEKTDFVYEAGQFAVRGGIIDVFSYAHDLPYRIELFGNEIDSIRTFDPNSQLSVDPVKEINLIPNVQTKLIHEERQSFLDFLPNNTKIWFKDYQQTLDVIDGYFKRAKESFDDILKASGETQVILNPQDLFETSKTFESQAIPLVKIEFGNRFYFKASETFSFESEPQPSFNKNFELLAKNLNENQDQGFTTLIASDSQQQLLRLHSIFEEIDPTIDFQDLNASLRQGFIDKILKIACYTDHQLFERFHRYKTKDKHSKSKALTLKELRTLQPGDFVTHIDYGIGKFAGLEKREVNGKIQEAIRLIYRDDDLLYVSIHSLHKISKYTGKEGTPPSISKLGSPEWENKKKRVKKQVVDIAKDLINLYAKRKQAPGYAFSKDSFLQAELESSFIYEDTPDQAKATADVKEDMQQQHPMDRLVCGDVGFGKTEVAIRAAFKAVTDNKQVAVLVPTTILAMQHYRTFKDRLSDFPVKVEYINRFKSSKQIKDTLKRVKDGETDILIGTHRIVNKDVQFKDLGLMIIDEEQKFGVKVKEKLKEMRVNVDALTLTATPIPRTLHFSLMGARDLSIISTPPPNRQPVTTELHTFNEEITRDAISFELRRGGQVFFVHNRVNDIEGVANIIMRLVPDSRVGVAHGQMDGASLERAMLKFIEGEYDVLVSTNIIESGLDIPNANTIIINSAHMFGLSDLHQMRGRVGRSNKKAFCYLLTPPTIGLSSDARKRLSTLEEFSDLGDGFKVAMRDLDIRGAGNLLGAEQSGFISDLGFDMYHKILDEAVQELKETEFRDLFVKELSETTKVLVQDCNIETDLEVIIPEDYVNNISERLSLYSKLDNIKTEQELENFRSSIIDRFGPIPESVNELIETVRLRWLAEKLGFEKLTLKGEKMKAYFVSSDKEEYFKSAIFGRILAFAQSNSKRCRLKEVKDKLILTVNEVLTVNQAISLLSGIVQEEKSKV, translated from the coding sequence GTGAAAGCAGGCGACCTGTTAAAATTGTACAAAGCGGATAGCATTATCCAGACGATAGCCGAGATAACCAAGGCTAATGAGGATCGCCATGTCCAGGTCAAAGGGTTGACAGGTAGTTTGGACGCTGTATTGATTGCAGCACTTTATCAAATCAACCACCAAAACCACCTGATCGTATTGCACGATAAAGAGGAAGCTGCGTACTTTCACAACGACCTTCAAAATTTACTTTCAGGAAAGGAAGTACTTTTCTTCCCCACTTCTTATAAAAGACCTTATGAGTTTGAGGAAACCGAAAATGCTAACGTACTCATGCGTGCAGAGATCCTCAACCGGGTAAATCACAAAGCATCGTCAGGTGAATTGATTGTCACCTATCCGGAGGCCCTGACAGAAAAGGTTATCAACAAAAAATCGCTGACAAAGAACACTTTTTCTGCTAAAGTGGGTGAGGCCGTAAACGTTGAGTTTCTCAGTGAGCTGCTCATGTCATACGATTTCGAAAAAACTGATTTTGTTTACGAAGCAGGTCAGTTTGCCGTTCGCGGTGGTATCATCGACGTTTTTTCGTATGCTCACGACTTACCCTATCGTATAGAGCTTTTTGGTAATGAAATAGACAGTATCCGCACTTTTGATCCTAATTCTCAGCTTTCGGTAGATCCGGTTAAAGAGATAAACCTGATCCCTAATGTACAAACCAAACTGATCCATGAGGAACGCCAGAGTTTCCTGGATTTTCTTCCCAACAATACAAAGATCTGGTTTAAGGATTATCAGCAAACACTGGATGTGATCGATGGTTACTTCAAACGGGCAAAGGAAAGCTTCGATGATATTTTGAAAGCCAGTGGGGAAACTCAGGTTATATTAAATCCTCAGGACCTTTTTGAAACCTCCAAAACTTTTGAAAGCCAGGCCATTCCTCTGGTTAAAATTGAATTCGGAAACCGCTTCTATTTTAAGGCATCGGAAACTTTCTCCTTTGAGTCTGAGCCACAGCCTTCATTCAATAAGAATTTTGAACTGTTGGCCAAAAACCTGAATGAAAATCAGGACCAGGGTTTTACTACGCTTATCGCTTCCGATTCTCAGCAGCAATTGCTGCGGCTTCATTCGATATTTGAAGAGATTGACCCAACGATTGACTTTCAGGATCTTAATGCCAGCCTGAGACAGGGGTTTATTGATAAAATTTTAAAAATCGCCTGTTACACTGATCATCAGTTATTTGAGAGGTTTCACAGATACAAAACCAAGGATAAGCATTCCAAATCCAAGGCCCTTACACTGAAGGAACTTCGTACCCTGCAACCTGGTGATTTTGTCACTCATATAGATTATGGTATAGGAAAATTTGCAGGTCTGGAAAAGCGTGAGGTCAATGGCAAAATACAAGAGGCAATCAGGCTGATCTATCGGGATGATGACTTACTTTATGTGAGTATTCACTCACTGCATAAAATTTCCAAGTATACCGGAAAGGAAGGTACACCACCTTCCATAAGTAAATTAGGTTCCCCGGAATGGGAAAACAAGAAAAAAAGGGTCAAGAAGCAAGTTGTAGATATTGCCAAAGATCTTATAAATCTTTACGCCAAGCGAAAGCAGGCACCTGGATATGCATTTTCGAAAGACAGCTTCCTGCAGGCGGAGTTGGAATCTTCGTTCATCTATGAAGACACACCAGACCAGGCAAAAGCTACGGCCGATGTAAAAGAAGACATGCAGCAACAGCACCCGATGGATCGCTTGGTTTGTGGTGATGTAGGTTTTGGAAAAACGGAAGTGGCTATAAGGGCAGCATTTAAGGCCGTAACAGATAATAAGCAGGTAGCAGTACTTGTGCCGACAACGATCCTGGCCATGCAGCACTACCGCACTTTCAAAGACCGGTTATCCGATTTTCCGGTAAAGGTTGAATATATTAATCGTTTTAAGAGCAGCAAGCAGATTAAGGATACGCTGAAAAGGGTTAAGGATGGTGAAACAGATATTCTTATCGGTACCCATCGGATAGTCAATAAAGATGTCCAGTTTAAAGATCTGGGCTTGATGATCATTGATGAGGAACAAAAGTTTGGTGTTAAGGTAAAGGAAAAGCTGAAAGAGATGCGGGTCAACGTTGATGCACTCACACTAACTGCCACACCGATTCCCCGTACGTTGCATTTTTCATTAATGGGAGCACGTGACTTAAGTATTATTTCTACACCACCACCCAATCGCCAACCAGTAACTACTGAGCTTCATACTTTTAACGAGGAAATTACCCGGGACGCCATTAGCTTTGAACTAAGAAGAGGAGGACAAGTGTTTTTTGTCCACAACAGGGTAAATGACATTGAGGGGGTAGCAAACATAATCATGCGATTGGTACCTGATTCGCGTGTAGGTGTTGCTCATGGACAAATGGACGGTGCCAGTTTAGAAAGGGCCATGCTCAAGTTTATTGAAGGTGAATATGATGTATTAGTTTCGACCAACATTATAGAATCCGGGTTGGACATTCCTAATGCCAATACCATAATCATTAATTCCGCCCACATGTTTGGTTTGTCAGACCTGCACCAAATGCGTGGCAGGGTGGGACGAAGCAATAAAAAGGCTTTCTGCTATTTGTTAACACCACCAACTATCGGTCTTTCATCAGATGCACGAAAAAGATTGAGTACACTGGAAGAGTTTTCCGATCTGGGTGATGGATTCAAAGTAGCTATGCGTGATCTTGATATCAGGGGAGCAGGTAATCTTTTGGGAGCTGAACAAAGTGGCTTTATCTCGGATCTGGGATTCGATATGTACCATAAAATACTGGACGAGGCTGTACAAGAGTTAAAAGAAACCGAGTTTAGAGACTTGTTTGTAAAAGAGCTTTCAGAAACCACTAAGGTTTTGGTCCAGGACTGTAACATTGAAACCGATTTGGAGGTAATCATTCCGGAAGATTATGTAAATAACATTTCCGAACGTTTAAGCCTCTATTCAAAGCTGGACAATATCAAAACCGAGCAGGAGCTGGAAAACTTCAGAAGCTCAATCATCGATAGGTTCGGTCCTATCCCTGAATCAGTAAATGAATTAATAGAAACTGTACGCCTCAGGTGGTTAGCGGAAAAACTTGGCTTTGAGAAACTTACGTTGAAAGGAGAAAAGATGAAAGCTTATTTCGTTTCATCTGACAAAGAGGAGTATTTTAAATCCGCGATATTTGGACGTATATTGGCGTTTGCACAAAGTAATTCTAAAAGGTGTCGATTAAAAGAAGTGAAAGATAAGCTGATTCTCACAGTCAATGAGGTATTGACTGTGAATCAGGCGATATCTCTACTTTCCGGTATTGTTCAAGAGGAAAAATCAAAAGTTTAA
- a CDS encoding sensor histidine kinase, whose amino-acid sequence MITIDNIDRNKLYWIFQLFGWTLFFIIYSIIAGYFTNFQWQVFAGYLNTVVVGFLLTHFYRLYIKKHEWVKLGIFKLAIRVIASSFFIALIWALIILPINKTFFNVEKSQELTWFIALVIVFNLSVMTLGWSLIYFLFQIFINFKKSEVEKWKLEAAVKDAELIALKSQVNPHFIFNSLNNIRSLVIENPEKARDMITHLSGLLRYSIQFNNMERVSLEHELEIVQNYLNLESIQFEDRLNYKLEIKPETLELKIPPMAVQLLVENAIKHGISDLPQGGIINIKSSLEKDTLVVEVINSGQIKKCEDSTGIGLKNASDRLKLLFGKLSDLKIENLDSNFVSAKFTIPLT is encoded by the coding sequence ATGATTACCATTGATAACATAGATAGGAATAAGCTTTACTGGATATTTCAGTTATTTGGCTGGACATTATTTTTTATTATATATAGCATAATAGCCGGATATTTCACCAATTTTCAATGGCAGGTATTTGCCGGATATTTAAATACTGTTGTAGTTGGATTTTTACTTACTCATTTTTACCGCCTATACATAAAAAAGCATGAATGGGTAAAGCTTGGAATTTTTAAGCTGGCCATTCGGGTTATTGCTTCCTCATTTTTTATTGCTCTTATCTGGGCGCTGATTATTTTGCCTATTAATAAAACTTTCTTTAATGTAGAGAAGAGTCAGGAACTTACCTGGTTCATTGCCCTGGTAATAGTATTTAACCTGTCTGTAATGACACTAGGCTGGTCTCTCATTTATTTTCTTTTTCAGATATTTATCAACTTCAAGAAAAGTGAAGTTGAAAAATGGAAACTTGAAGCTGCTGTGAAGGATGCCGAACTTATAGCTTTAAAATCTCAAGTTAATCCTCATTTTATATTCAACAGCCTCAACAATATCAGATCTCTGGTTATAGAAAACCCGGAAAAGGCCAGAGATATGATAACCCACTTGTCTGGATTGTTGAGATATTCGATACAGTTTAATAATATGGAGAGAGTAAGTCTCGAGCATGAACTGGAGATCGTTCAAAACTACCTTAATCTTGAATCCATTCAGTTTGAAGATCGGTTAAATTATAAGTTGGAGATAAAACCTGAAACTCTGGAACTTAAAATTCCACCGATGGCCGTACAGCTTCTCGTGGAAAATGCAATAAAACATGGTATCTCAGACTTGCCTCAGGGAGGAATAATCAACATCAAATCCTCATTGGAAAAAGACACTCTCGTGGTTGAGGTTATCAACTCCGGGCAAATTAAAAAGTGCGAAGACAGCACCGGTATCGGACTTAAAAATGCTTCAGACCGATTGAAGCTGCTTTTTGGCAAATTATCCGATCTTAAAATTGAAAATCTGGACAGTAATTTTGTGTCAGCTAAATTCACGATTCCATTAACTTAA
- the gldJ gene encoding gliding motility lipoprotein GldJ, which yields MKRTASFFKSALLVVSGSVLLTSCFLGGSSRPTSVHPGALSTATGLAYNDEDNNGFMVNPYSGQPEGPNLVFIEGGRAVVGSYEEDILNRRDNLERTVSVASFYMDETEIANIHWLEYLHYLNVSDSSREVYIAALPDTSVWVSRLAYNDPYVDHYLRYPGFRYFPVVGVSWVQANNYAEWRTRAVNMKLAENAGEEYAETDGRIPLESGVVLPNYRLPSEAEWEYAATALIGTQWLDENQTHQRVYPWDGHALRNPYGKEMGYFLANFKRGRGDYAGIAGKLNDGALITSYIYEFPPNDFGLYNMAGNVSEWVLDVYRPMSFQDFDDLNPIRRDGYMDETRNIATGEQYYNSDIENNPEGFTSLITDEARVYKGGSWKDVAYWMSPGTRRYLDQDSSTATIGFRCAMIRAGSNY from the coding sequence ATGAAAAGAACTGCAAGCTTTTTTAAGAGTGCTTTGTTAGTTGTCAGTGGTTCAGTTTTACTTACTTCTTGTTTCCTAGGCGGAAGCAGTCGGCCCACCAGTGTACACCCTGGTGCATTAAGTACTGCCACAGGTTTGGCTTATAATGATGAAGACAATAACGGTTTTATGGTGAATCCATATAGTGGACAACCAGAAGGCCCTAACTTGGTTTTCATAGAAGGTGGTCGTGCAGTAGTTGGCTCGTATGAAGAAGACATTTTGAACAGAAGGGATAACCTGGAGAGAACAGTATCGGTTGCTTCATTCTACATGGATGAAACTGAAATTGCCAATATCCACTGGTTAGAATACCTTCACTATCTAAACGTTTCTGATTCATCTAGAGAGGTATATATCGCCGCATTACCCGATACATCTGTTTGGGTAAGTCGTTTGGCGTATAATGACCCGTATGTTGATCACTATTTAAGATATCCTGGCTTTAGATATTTCCCGGTTGTTGGTGTTAGCTGGGTACAGGCAAATAACTATGCAGAGTGGAGAACCCGAGCTGTAAACATGAAGCTTGCAGAAAATGCCGGTGAAGAGTACGCCGAAACCGACGGAAGAATTCCTTTGGAGTCAGGTGTTGTACTTCCTAACTACAGACTTCCTTCAGAAGCTGAATGGGAATACGCAGCTACTGCTTTGATCGGTACTCAGTGGCTTGATGAAAACCAGACACACCAAAGAGTTTACCCCTGGGATGGCCACGCCCTAAGAAATCCCTACGGAAAAGAAATGGGTTACTTCCTGGCTAACTTCAAAAGAGGTCGTGGTGACTACGCCGGTATAGCAGGTAAACTGAATGATGGTGCATTGATCACTTCATACATCTATGAGTTCCCTCCCAATGATTTCGGTCTTTACAACATGGCCGGTAACGTAAGTGAGTGGGTACTTGATGTATACCGTCCTATGTCATTCCAGGATTTTGATGATCTCAATCCTATCCGTAGAGATGGTTATATGGATGAGACAAGAAACATTGCTACTGGTGAGCAGTACTACAACAGTGATATAGAAAACAACCCTGAAGGCTTCACTTCACTTATTACAGATGAAGCCAGAGTCTACAAAGGTGGTTCCTGGAAAGATGTAGCATACTGGATGTCTCCAGGTACCAGAAGATATCTGGATCAGGATTCATCAACAGCTACTATCGGCTTCAGGTGTGCAATGATCAGAGCAGGATCTAACTACTAA
- a CDS encoding LytR/AlgR family response regulator transcription factor, with amino-acid sequence MKALVVDDSRLARNELKRLLKEFDSVQVIGEAANAMEAREKIEADKPDLIFLDIQMPGKNGFELLEELESSPEVIFTTAYDEYAIKAFEYNALDYLQKPIQKDRLAGAVSKVAEKREKQKEKGDEARMTENDQVFVKDGDNCWFVLLANVRMLEVDGNYTKLYFDEHKPMIPRTLNYLESRLDPKTFFRANRQQIINLRWVERIEPWFSGSIKIYMKGGHEVDVSRRQTQRFKELMSF; translated from the coding sequence ATGAAAGCACTTGTAGTAGATGATTCCCGATTGGCAAGAAATGAGCTGAAAAGACTACTGAAAGAATTTGATAGCGTGCAGGTAATAGGTGAAGCTGCAAATGCGATGGAGGCCAGGGAAAAAATAGAGGCCGATAAACCCGACCTCATTTTTCTGGATATTCAAATGCCCGGTAAAAATGGCTTTGAACTTTTGGAGGAGCTTGAATCTTCTCCGGAAGTGATATTTACCACAGCGTATGATGAATACGCCATTAAAGCATTTGAATACAATGCGCTGGATTATCTCCAAAAACCCATACAAAAAGACAGACTTGCCGGAGCCGTAAGCAAGGTGGCAGAGAAGAGAGAGAAGCAAAAGGAAAAAGGCGACGAGGCACGCATGACAGAAAATGACCAGGTTTTTGTGAAAGACGGCGATAATTGCTGGTTTGTCTTGCTAGCCAACGTGCGTATGCTTGAGGTAGACGGAAACTACACCAAACTTTACTTTGATGAGCATAAGCCTATGATTCCACGTACACTCAATTACCTGGAGTCTCGCCTCGATCCTAAAACCTTTTTCAGGGCGAACAGGCAGCAGATTATTAACCTGAGATGGGTCGAAAGAATAGAACCCTGGTTTAGCGGAAGCATTAAGATTTATATGAAAGGTGGACATGAAGTGGATGTCTCCAGAAGGCAGACTCAACGATTTAAAGAATTGATGAGCTTCTAA
- a CDS encoding carboxymuconolactone decarboxylase family protein — MNKVEEFNAYRSKMNEKILAADNKVIKRIFNLDTNTYAEGALDTKTKELLGLVASMVLRCDDCVKYHLEKCYDLEFTKEQVFEAFSVANLVGGTIVVPHLRRAVEFWEDLEENKK, encoded by the coding sequence ATGAATAAAGTAGAAGAATTTAATGCATACCGGAGCAAGATGAACGAAAAGATTCTTGCTGCTGATAATAAAGTTATAAAAAGAATTTTCAACCTGGACACCAATACGTATGCCGAGGGGGCGCTAGATACTAAAACGAAGGAGCTATTAGGTTTGGTAGCTTCAATGGTACTCAGGTGTGACGACTGTGTTAAGTATCATCTTGAAAAGTGTTATGACCTGGAGTTTACCAAGGAGCAGGTATTTGAGGCGTTTTCGGTGGCAAACTTAGTAGGCGGAACTATAGTTGTCCCTCACCTGCGCAGAGCTGTAGAATTCTGGGAGGACTTGGAAGAAAACAAAAAATGA
- a CDS encoding ComF family protein: MACNNSLVKGEEMVCLKCDYEIPKTASHLDKSNYIAAKFYGKVHLQDAIAFYKFTKSGRAQRLLHRLKYHNKPELGELIGRKYGHVLKGMEIQSVYNLIVPVPLHKTKLRRRGYNQSAVFASGLGEVLGIPVIEYALTRNVKTSTQTRKSRIERWKNVDNIFVVSKPEEVKEKRVLLVDDVITTGSTLESCAQALLDSGCKSVGVAAIAAAK; encoded by the coding sequence ATGGCCTGCAACAATAGCCTTGTAAAAGGTGAGGAAATGGTCTGTTTGAAGTGCGATTATGAGATACCAAAGACCGCAAGCCACCTGGACAAGAGTAATTATATAGCCGCTAAGTTTTATGGCAAAGTCCATCTTCAAGACGCGATTGCCTTTTATAAATTTACCAAGAGTGGGCGTGCGCAACGGCTTTTGCATAGACTTAAGTATCATAATAAGCCAGAACTGGGCGAATTAATTGGCCGTAAGTATGGCCATGTATTAAAAGGCATGGAAATTCAGTCAGTATATAATTTAATAGTACCTGTACCATTACATAAGACCAAACTCAGGCGAAGAGGCTATAATCAAAGTGCTGTATTTGCATCAGGGCTTGGAGAAGTATTAGGTATCCCAGTGATAGAGTATGCCTTAACGAGAAATGTTAAAACTTCTACCCAAACGAGAAAGTCCAGAATAGAACGATGGAAAAATGTAGATAACATCTTTGTTGTTTCTAAGCCTGAAGAGGTAAAAGAAAAAAGGGTGCTACTTGTAGATGATGTCATCACCACCGGATCGACTTTGGAATCTTGTGCACAAGCATTGTTGGATTCCGGATGCAAATCGGTTGGTGTGGCGGCTATAGCCGCGGCAAAATAA